In Marinobacter sp. LQ44, the following are encoded in one genomic region:
- a CDS encoding TetR family transcriptional regulator translates to MADKQRRKPGETREKLMSAALALVGKGRHFASLGIREVTRQAGVVPTSFYRHFRSMDDLGLQLVDELGLVLRRMMREARANVLQADKLIEESVGIFVAHAQANRSFFLFMAQGLAGESRAVQEGIRSEMRFFASELANDLRRLRLMEHLSDADLDVTCDLVVRTVAFSLTDLLSISEDDDYQIGQVRKRTTRFLQMVFVGAANWNSDSA, encoded by the coding sequence ATGGCAGACAAACAAAGGCGCAAGCCAGGGGAAACCCGCGAGAAGCTGATGAGTGCGGCTCTGGCATTGGTGGGTAAAGGCCGGCATTTCGCCAGCCTGGGCATTCGGGAGGTCACCCGGCAGGCCGGTGTTGTGCCTACATCCTTTTACAGGCATTTCCGGAGCATGGACGATCTGGGTTTGCAGCTGGTGGATGAGCTGGGCCTGGTGCTACGCCGAATGATGCGGGAAGCGCGAGCCAATGTGTTGCAGGCAGACAAGCTGATTGAAGAGTCCGTGGGTATCTTCGTGGCTCATGCCCAGGCCAACCGCAGTTTCTTCCTGTTTATGGCTCAGGGCCTGGCGGGGGAAAGTCGGGCGGTACAGGAGGGGATTCGCAGTGAAATGCGTTTCTTCGCCAGCGAGCTGGCCAACGATCTTCGCCGGCTCAGGTTAATGGAGCATCTTAGTGACGCCGATCTGGATGTAACCTGCGATCTGGTAGTGCGAACCGTGGCCTTCAGCCTGACCGACCTGCTCAGCATATCAGAAGACGACGATTACCAGATCGGCCAGGTGCGTAAGCGCACCACCCGTTTCCTGCAGATGGTGTTTGTCGGCGCTGCCAACTGGAACAGCGACAGCGCCTGA
- a CDS encoding WS/DGAT/MGAT family O-acyltransferase: MKRLGTLDASWLAVESEDTPMHVGNLQIFSLPEGAPETFLRDMVSRMKEADDVAPPWGYKLAWSGFLGRLVSPAWKIDKDIDLDYHVRHSALPRPGGERELGILVSRLHSNPLDFSRPLWECHVIEGLENNRFALYTKMHHSMIDGISGVRLMQRVLTTDPERTKMPPPWTVRPERRRGSKTDKEASVPAAVSQAMDALKLQADMAPRLWQAGNRLVHSVRHPEDGLTAPFTGPVSLLNHRVTGQRRFATQHYQLDRLKALAHQSGGSLNDIVLYLCGTALRRFLLEQGQLPDIPLTAGIPVNIRPADDQGTGTQISFMIASLATDEADPLNRLQQIKTSTRRAKEHLQKLPKSALTQYTMLLMSPYILQLMSGLGGRMRPVFNVTISNVPGPERTLYYEGAKLEAMYPVSLIAHGGALNITCLSYAGSLNFGYTGCRDTLPSMQKLAVYTGEALDELESLILPPKPRKTRTKKPAAK; the protein is encoded by the coding sequence ATGAAACGTCTCGGAACACTGGACGCCTCATGGTTGGCGGTAGAATCTGAAGACACCCCGATGCACGTGGGTAACCTGCAGATATTCTCACTGCCGGAGGGAGCCCCGGAAACTTTCCTGCGGGACATGGTCTCCCGTATGAAAGAGGCGGATGATGTAGCCCCCCCCTGGGGATACAAGCTGGCCTGGTCCGGCTTTCTCGGGAGGCTGGTCTCCCCTGCCTGGAAAATCGACAAGGATATCGATCTCGACTACCACGTACGACACTCAGCCCTGCCGCGCCCTGGCGGCGAGCGGGAGCTTGGCATCCTGGTGTCGCGCCTGCACTCCAATCCCCTGGATTTTTCCCGCCCGCTGTGGGAATGCCATGTCATCGAGGGGCTGGAAAACAATCGCTTTGCCCTGTACACCAAGATGCATCACTCCATGATTGATGGCATCAGTGGTGTACGCCTGATGCAGCGGGTACTGACCACAGACCCGGAACGCACCAAGATGCCCCCGCCCTGGACAGTACGGCCGGAGCGGCGCCGGGGCAGTAAAACCGATAAAGAAGCCAGCGTACCGGCGGCGGTGTCGCAGGCGATGGATGCCCTGAAACTTCAGGCTGATATGGCACCCAGACTCTGGCAGGCTGGCAACCGCCTGGTTCACTCGGTGCGGCACCCGGAAGACGGCCTGACGGCTCCCTTCACGGGCCCCGTCTCTTTGCTGAATCACCGGGTAACCGGTCAGCGCCGTTTCGCTACCCAACACTATCAGCTGGATCGCCTGAAAGCTCTGGCGCACCAATCCGGTGGTTCTCTGAACGATATCGTACTGTATCTGTGCGGAACGGCATTGCGCCGATTTTTGCTGGAACAAGGCCAGCTACCCGACATACCCCTGACGGCCGGCATTCCGGTTAACATCCGCCCGGCCGACGACCAAGGTACGGGGACCCAGATCAGTTTCATGATTGCCTCTCTTGCTACCGATGAAGCAGACCCGCTGAACCGGCTTCAGCAAATCAAGACGTCTACCCGACGGGCCAAGGAACATCTGCAAAAACTGCCGAAGAGTGCACTGACCCAATACACCATGCTGCTGATGTCACCCTATATCCTGCAGCTTATGTCTGGCCTGGGCGGGCGCATGCGGCCAGTGTTTAACGTGACGATTTCAAACGTCCCGGGGCCGGAGCGAACGCTTTACTACGAGGGCGCAAAGCTGGAAGCCATGTACCCGGTATCTTTGATTGCCCACGGCGGGGCCCTGAACATTACCTGTTTGAGCTATGCCGGCTCACTGAACTTCGGTTACACCGGCTGCCGCGACACTCTACCCAGCATGCAGAAGCTGGCGGTGTACACCGGGGAAGCACTGGATGAGCTGGAGAGCCTGATTTTACCTCCCAAGCCACGCAAAACCAGGACCAAAAAGCCTGCGGCCAAGTAA
- a CDS encoding alkaline phosphatase D family protein: MLAGPILRHTDRESLTLWLVTRDPVSVTVELFDGDNPILSRKANAEEHTRLRVGQLAWLHLIRFQPDTPLPASRLIGYDLHLTNADCTSAGRIQDWAPHLCHDGHTRPTFVIKPRLDRLLHGSCRRPHHPATDGLVRVDQELANAASPNDRPALLLMTGDQIYADDVAGPMLHAIHEVVQALSLAQETLAGADLTHSSALADNADTYYHRDRLLPESEFNEDLTEKFFGGVRKPVFTTAHAGNHLISFAEVFAMYLLVWSPAPWQLVTEAMPVSQPDDQARYRREQEHIDRFRATLPDAARALANVPVYMIFDDHDVTDDWNLSALWESTAYDHPFSRRIIGNALLGYLLCQGWGNQPAVFDELIEQCAALLPAEAPREDLDAGLQDELIDTLFHFHHWHYTLATEPPLVVLDTRTRRWRSEVRRSHPSGLMDWEALTDFQQAVMGKDAVVVVSPAPMFGVKLIEMIQRVFTWFGKPLMVDAENWMAHRGAANVLLNIFGHPKTPKHFVILSGDVHYSFAYDVRLRHKTDSPRIWQITSSGIKNEFPNSLLEWLDRLNRWLFAPWSPLNWFTKRRRMRIAPRLPEGREAGERLWNGAGIGDLRLTPDGVPSAICQLNSDGGGTQFHKGREEEG; encoded by the coding sequence GTGCTGGCCGGCCCAATTCTTCGCCACACCGATCGCGAGTCCCTGACCCTCTGGCTGGTAACCCGCGACCCTGTGTCGGTCACCGTCGAGCTGTTCGACGGTGACAACCCTATTCTCAGCCGCAAGGCCAACGCCGAAGAGCACACCAGGCTGCGCGTCGGGCAACTGGCCTGGCTTCATCTGATCCGTTTTCAGCCGGACACGCCCTTACCGGCTTCCCGTTTGATCGGCTACGACCTGCACCTGACGAACGCTGACTGCACCAGCGCGGGCCGCATTCAGGACTGGGCGCCGCACCTGTGTCATGACGGCCACACCCGGCCAACATTTGTGATCAAACCCCGGCTGGACCGCCTTCTGCACGGTTCCTGCCGGCGTCCTCACCATCCAGCTACCGATGGGCTGGTTCGGGTGGATCAGGAACTGGCGAATGCCGCTTCCCCCAACGACCGTCCCGCCCTGCTGCTGATGACCGGCGATCAGATTTACGCTGATGACGTCGCCGGCCCCATGCTGCACGCCATTCACGAGGTGGTGCAGGCATTGAGTCTGGCTCAGGAAACACTTGCCGGTGCCGATCTGACCCACAGCAGTGCCCTGGCCGACAATGCCGATACCTACTATCACCGGGATCGCCTGCTGCCGGAATCAGAGTTCAATGAAGACCTGACGGAAAAGTTCTTCGGCGGCGTGCGCAAACCGGTGTTCACCACCGCCCACGCGGGTAATCACCTGATCAGTTTTGCCGAAGTATTCGCCATGTACCTGCTGGTCTGGTCGCCGGCACCCTGGCAACTGGTCACCGAGGCGATGCCGGTCAGCCAACCGGATGACCAGGCCCGCTATCGACGGGAGCAGGAACACATCGACCGGTTCCGGGCCACTCTGCCCGATGCCGCGCGGGCCCTGGCCAACGTGCCGGTGTACATGATCTTCGATGATCACGACGTCACCGACGACTGGAACCTGTCGGCTCTGTGGGAGAGCACCGCCTACGACCACCCGTTTTCCCGCCGCATCATTGGCAACGCCCTGCTTGGCTATCTGCTGTGTCAGGGCTGGGGCAACCAGCCGGCCGTATTTGACGAGCTGATCGAGCAATGTGCCGCGCTGTTACCGGCGGAAGCGCCCCGGGAAGACCTCGATGCCGGCCTGCAGGACGAACTGATCGATACCCTGTTCCACTTCCACCACTGGCACTACACCCTGGCCACCGAACCGCCGCTGGTGGTGCTGGATACCCGCACCCGGCGCTGGCGCAGCGAAGTGCGCCGCAGCCATCCGTCCGGATTGATGGACTGGGAGGCGTTGACCGATTTTCAGCAGGCGGTGATGGGCAAAGACGCGGTCGTGGTGGTATCCCCTGCGCCCATGTTCGGGGTCAAACTGATCGAAATGATCCAGCGGGTGTTCACCTGGTTCGGAAAACCGCTGATGGTGGATGCGGAAAACTGGATGGCCCATCGTGGGGCCGCAAACGTGTTGCTGAATATTTTCGGCCACCCGAAAACCCCGAAACATTTCGTGATTCTCTCCGGTGACGTGCACTATTCCTTCGCCTATGACGTTCGGCTTCGGCACAAAACCGACAGCCCGCGCATCTGGCAGATCACCAGCAGCGGCATCAAGAACGAATTCCCCAACAGCCTGCTGGAATGGCTGGACCGCTTGAACCGCTGGCTGTTTGCGCCCTGGTCACCGCTGAACTGGTTTACCAAACGCCGGCGCATGCGCATTGCACCGCGCCTGCCCGAAGGCCGGGAAGCCGGTGAACGCCTGTGGAATGGTGCCGGAATTGGCGATCTCAGGCTGACCCCGGACGGCGTGCCGTCCGCCATCTGTCAGTTGAATTCCGACGGCGGCGGCACGCAGTTCCACAAAGGTCGGGAAGAAGAGGGTTAG
- a CDS encoding TonB-dependent receptor family protein, producing the protein MKEEAQGHGYSQRLVIAFAIVSVMMPSSELVAQVADEGEAIGEIVLEVTSPRLARDLYDTPAAVSVVDAPAIRQGQQRLQLDESLNTVPGLFFQNRYNFAQNLRLSTRGFGARAPFGIRGIRIQVDGIPYTLPDGQSQIDAIDLDSAQRIEIIRGPSSVQYGNAAGGVLDITTARGDDLPPGARLRLDGGSDDYRKAAIQGNGVRGDTSAIATLSWMNVNGHREQSEAEKGLFNARLSHELDSERELTATFNALHNPKAQDPGGLTLSQVEDDPNQATFMANRLDSGQTVNQQTLGLQYQDAAVLPGEVTVNTFYSHRDFAQQLPFPGASRVAYDRHFYGISSQYQQGSELAGRPLTWVTGADVHRQSDDRRRYQVSPMGEITGQTQAETQNATNVAVFAQGDLALTDRLNFSLGTRWDHLRLSVDDDRLEDGDDSGSRTFREVSGVVGLSYRLAPRHQVYATVGTAFESPTFTEFANPSGAGGFNPDVEPQKALNREIGVRGLWGNSLSYDLALFSIRVKDEILPYELDGRTFYENAGETRRQGLELGIDWDISYNWRVTSALTLADYELRDFTDEQGNNANGNEIPGLPSTLWVNEVKWQGAGGRFAALESQYIGEFYAENSNQTEVSDVWLLGVRVGDRFLISDQSFSLYAGLRNLLDEDYFANVRINANADRAVADRGYFEPGPGRTFYAGVEWSF; encoded by the coding sequence GTGAAAGAGGAAGCCCAGGGGCATGGTTACTCACAGCGGTTGGTGATTGCGTTCGCCATTGTGTCGGTCATGATGCCGTCAAGCGAGTTGGTGGCACAGGTTGCGGACGAGGGCGAGGCGATTGGGGAAATCGTTCTGGAAGTGACCTCACCTCGCCTGGCTCGTGACCTTTACGATACCCCCGCTGCGGTCAGCGTAGTGGACGCTCCCGCCATCCGCCAGGGCCAGCAGCGCCTGCAACTGGACGAATCCCTCAATACCGTGCCTGGCCTGTTCTTCCAGAACCGTTATAACTTCGCCCAGAATCTGCGACTGTCGACTCGGGGTTTCGGGGCTCGCGCGCCCTTCGGTATTCGTGGTATCCGCATTCAGGTAGACGGCATTCCCTACACCCTGCCGGATGGCCAGTCGCAGATCGATGCCATTGACCTGGATTCCGCCCAGCGTATTGAGATTATTCGGGGCCCGTCCTCGGTGCAGTATGGCAATGCCGCCGGTGGCGTGCTGGATATCACCACGGCCCGTGGCGATGATTTGCCCCCCGGTGCCCGGCTGCGCCTTGATGGCGGCAGCGATGATTACCGCAAGGCCGCCATTCAGGGTAATGGCGTTCGCGGCGACACCAGTGCCATCGCAACGCTGTCCTGGATGAATGTAAACGGCCACCGGGAGCAGAGTGAGGCGGAAAAGGGCCTGTTCAACGCCCGACTTTCCCATGAGCTGGATTCCGAGAGGGAGCTGACCGCCACCTTCAACGCCTTGCATAACCCGAAAGCCCAGGACCCGGGCGGCTTGACCCTGTCCCAGGTAGAGGATGATCCGAACCAGGCTACCTTTATGGCCAATCGGCTGGACAGCGGCCAGACGGTGAATCAGCAAACCCTGGGGCTGCAGTATCAGGATGCCGCTGTATTGCCCGGTGAGGTCACCGTGAACACCTTTTACAGTCATCGGGATTTCGCCCAGCAGTTGCCTTTCCCCGGCGCCAGCCGCGTGGCCTACGACCGCCATTTTTACGGCATCAGTTCCCAGTACCAGCAAGGTTCCGAGCTGGCCGGGCGACCTTTGACCTGGGTAACCGGCGCGGATGTCCATCGGCAGTCGGATGACCGCCGGCGCTACCAGGTGTCACCCATGGGCGAGATTACCGGGCAAACCCAGGCCGAAACCCAGAACGCGACAAACGTGGCTGTATTCGCCCAGGGGGATCTGGCGCTGACGGATCGGTTGAATTTTTCACTCGGGACCCGCTGGGATCACCTGCGCCTGTCGGTCGATGATGACCGGCTTGAGGACGGAGATGATTCCGGCAGCCGGACGTTCCGGGAAGTCAGCGGCGTGGTTGGCCTGAGCTATCGCCTGGCGCCCCGGCATCAGGTATATGCCACCGTTGGTACGGCGTTTGAGTCTCCCACGTTTACCGAGTTTGCCAACCCCTCGGGTGCCGGTGGCTTTAACCCGGATGTGGAACCGCAAAAGGCGCTGAACAGGGAGATTGGTGTTCGTGGTTTATGGGGTAATTCGCTCAGCTATGACCTGGCGCTGTTCTCCATCCGGGTTAAGGATGAAATCCTGCCCTACGAACTGGATGGCCGTACCTTTTACGAAAATGCCGGCGAAACCCGCCGTCAGGGCCTGGAGCTGGGCATCGACTGGGACATTTCCTACAACTGGCGAGTCACCAGTGCCCTGACCCTGGCCGACTACGAGCTGCGGGACTTCACCGACGAGCAGGGCAATAACGCCAACGGCAATGAAATCCCTGGATTGCCGTCGACCCTGTGGGTGAACGAGGTGAAATGGCAGGGGGCGGGCGGCCGGTTTGCCGCGCTGGAAAGCCAGTACATTGGCGAGTTCTACGCTGAAAACAGCAACCAGACCGAAGTCAGCGATGTCTGGCTGCTGGGCGTTCGGGTGGGCGACCGGTTCCTGATCAGCGACCAGTCGTTCAGCCTGTACGCAGGCCTGCGGAACCTTTTGGATGAGGACTACTTCGCCAACGTTCGCATCAACGCCAACGCTGACCGAGCCGTGGCCGACCGGGGCTACTTCGAGCCGGGCCCCGGCCGTACCTTCTACGCGGGCGTGGAGTGGTCGTTCTAA
- a CDS encoding fatty acid desaturase family protein: MKKLNEDQLNELQKDLDAIRDEVIADLGERDAKYIRKIIRLHRTLEVGGRVMMPFGFIPPVFVAATATLGIAKIIENMEIGHNVMHGQYDWMNDPALNSQTYEWDTVCTSDSWRRTHNYEHHTYTNIIGKDRDYGYAVLRLSDDVKWHPGHLLQFINYILLTVLFQWGVGVHELESEKIRRGELRWRDKLPFLKDFARKGGRQGFKDYVFFPLLTLPVAPIVLAGNVGANLIRNIWASTVIFCGHFTQDAETFTEEECEGESKGHWYLRQLTGSSNFTGGKWLHVLSGHLSYQIEHHVFPDLPAHRYPEISEKVQAVCEKYDIPYNTGSFAKQYGTVLKRIGKFSLPDVVRTRLEGKRELQAI; this comes from the coding sequence ATGAAAAAGCTTAACGAAGACCAACTGAACGAGCTGCAGAAAGATCTGGACGCCATCCGTGACGAGGTCATTGCAGACCTGGGCGAGCGGGATGCCAAGTACATCCGCAAGATCATCCGCCTGCACCGCACCCTGGAAGTGGGCGGCCGGGTGATGATGCCCTTTGGCTTCATTCCACCCGTATTCGTGGCCGCTACCGCAACGCTGGGTATCGCAAAAATCATAGAGAACATGGAAATCGGCCATAACGTCATGCATGGCCAATACGACTGGATGAATGACCCGGCCCTTAACTCTCAAACCTATGAATGGGACACCGTTTGCACCAGCGATTCCTGGCGCCGGACCCACAACTACGAACATCACACCTACACCAATATCATTGGCAAAGATCGGGACTATGGCTATGCAGTGCTTCGCCTGAGTGATGACGTGAAATGGCACCCGGGCCACCTGTTGCAGTTCATCAACTACATTCTGCTGACCGTGCTGTTCCAGTGGGGCGTCGGGGTACACGAACTGGAGAGCGAGAAGATCCGCCGGGGTGAGTTGCGCTGGCGCGACAAGCTGCCGTTCCTGAAGGATTTTGCCCGTAAGGGCGGTCGCCAGGGATTCAAGGATTACGTATTCTTCCCGCTACTGACCCTGCCTGTCGCTCCTATCGTTCTGGCAGGCAACGTGGGTGCTAACCTGATTCGTAACATCTGGGCATCCACCGTTATCTTCTGCGGGCACTTCACCCAAGATGCGGAGACCTTTACCGAGGAAGAATGCGAGGGTGAAAGCAAAGGCCACTGGTATCTGCGCCAGCTCACCGGTTCATCCAACTTCACCGGCGGTAAGTGGCTGCACGTGTTGAGTGGACACCTGAGTTACCAGATTGAACACCACGTGTTCCCCGACCTGCCGGCTCACCGCTACCCGGAGATTTCCGAGAAGGTTCAGGCAGTGTGCGAGAAATACGACATTCCATACAACACCGGGAGCTTTGCCAAACAGTATGGCACCGTCCTCAAACGTATCGGCAAATTCTCGCTGCCGGACGTGGTAAGAACCCGATTGGAAGGAAAGCGCGAGCTTCAGGCGATCTGA
- a CDS encoding YbaN family protein, with product MNRSETRAMKAPSGKTGFRILAYMSVAIGAAGVVLPLLPTTPFVILAAYFASKGSPEFARWLEEHPTFGPAIAQWQERRAIPVKAKILACAMMALSWSMLVWLGSTVFVLTVSGLFLLSVAGYLLTRPSC from the coding sequence ATGAATCGTTCCGAGACCCGTGCCATGAAAGCACCTTCCGGTAAAACCGGTTTCCGGATACTTGCGTATATGTCTGTAGCGATTGGTGCCGCCGGGGTTGTTCTTCCGCTGTTGCCGACCACGCCGTTTGTCATACTGGCGGCTTACTTTGCCAGTAAAGGGTCTCCGGAGTTTGCCCGGTGGCTTGAAGAGCACCCGACTTTCGGCCCGGCAATTGCCCAGTGGCAAGAGCGCAGGGCCATTCCGGTTAAGGCGAAGATTCTCGCCTGCGCCATGATGGCGTTGAGCTGGAGCATGTTGGTCTGGCTGGGTTCAACAGTATTTGTATTGACGGTTTCGGGGCTGTTCCTGCTGAGCGTTGCAGGTTATCTGCTCACGAGGCCATCCTGTTAA
- a CDS encoding bile acid:sodium symporter family protein — protein MESSPLISAGLPVALFIIMIGIGMTLTVRDFRQVAVYPRGMVVGTIAQILLMPLAAFALAYLFGVSPAIAVGLVIIAACPGGTTSNLFVLLARGNIALSIVLTVIASLITIISLPLFTNMALQHFMGTAEDISLPVGKTIGMLVGIVLFPVALGMIVRTHKPELARKAESVVSIFGGVVLAVLIVALLFGVRDQIGDLLKQAGPSTIMLNVVGIVLGLLAGRAAGLTQRESLAVAVELGVKNATIGLMVTLTLLESSAMSIPAAVYGVLMFPIGFLLAVYGRSIIPKSNVQTTAAQPID, from the coding sequence GTGGAATCCAGCCCGCTGATCTCGGCAGGTTTGCCGGTGGCGCTCTTTATCATCATGATCGGTATCGGGATGACCCTGACCGTTCGGGACTTTCGCCAGGTGGCGGTTTACCCGCGCGGCATGGTGGTCGGCACCATCGCCCAGATATTGTTGATGCCGCTGGCTGCGTTTGCGCTGGCCTACCTGTTTGGGGTGTCGCCTGCCATCGCGGTGGGGCTAGTGATTATTGCAGCCTGCCCTGGCGGCACCACATCCAACCTGTTCGTTTTGCTGGCCAGGGGTAACATTGCCCTGTCTATTGTGTTGACCGTCATAGCTAGTCTGATCACCATCATATCCCTGCCGCTTTTTACCAATATGGCCTTGCAGCACTTTATGGGCACGGCGGAGGACATCTCGCTACCAGTGGGCAAAACCATCGGCATGCTGGTGGGCATCGTGTTGTTCCCGGTGGCTCTTGGCATGATTGTGCGCACTCACAAGCCTGAGCTGGCACGTAAAGCTGAGAGTGTGGTCAGCATTTTCGGGGGCGTGGTCCTGGCGGTTCTGATTGTGGCCCTGCTGTTCGGTGTTCGTGACCAGATTGGCGATTTGTTGAAGCAGGCTGGCCCTTCAACCATCATGCTCAATGTGGTGGGCATTGTTCTGGGCCTGCTTGCCGGGCGTGCGGCGGGCCTGACTCAGCGCGAATCACTGGCCGTGGCGGTTGAGCTGGGTGTCAAGAACGCGACCATTGGCCTGATGGTTACCCTGACGCTGCTGGAATCCAGTGCCATGTCCATCCCCGCTGCCGTATACGGTGTGCTTATGTTCCCCATCGGGTTCTTGCTGGCGGTGTATGGTCGCAGCATTATTCCCAAATCCAATGTGCAGACCACCGCCGCCCAGCCAATCGATTGA
- a CDS encoding RrF2 family transcriptional regulator, with amino-acid sequence MHITRYTDYSLRVLIYLAEQGDRLATIQEIADSYEISKNHLMKVVHQLNKKGYIETIRGKKGGMRLHMAPNEINIGVLVRETEQDLSIVECFSSKNACKITPVCGLKAMFAEALKAFLETLDKYTLADVIQDKHRPQLVRLLQIA; translated from the coding sequence ATGCACATCACCCGCTATACAGATTATTCCTTGAGAGTTCTGATTTATCTGGCTGAACAGGGTGATCGTCTGGCCACCATTCAGGAAATTGCAGACAGCTACGAAATTTCCAAGAATCACCTGATGAAAGTGGTTCATCAGCTCAACAAGAAAGGCTACATCGAGACCATTCGGGGCAAGAAAGGTGGTATGCGCCTGCACATGGCGCCCAATGAGATCAACATCGGTGTTCTTGTCAGGGAAACGGAGCAGGACCTCAGCATTGTTGAGTGCTTTTCATCAAAGAATGCCTGCAAGATCACCCCGGTGTGCGGCCTGAAGGCCATGTTTGCCGAAGCCTTGAAGGCATTCCTTGAAACACTCGACAAATACACTCTGGCCGATGTTATCCAGGATAAACACCGGCCACAGCTGGTGCGCTTGCTTCAGATCGCCTGA
- a CDS encoding ferredoxin reductase — MLARLSNTKALHWLGRQLLNRDNPAGYFDPLAEAINPMWVQEYTPARVENIIDETADTKTFVLKPAKRWAGFQAGQHVNICTDIEGVRRTRTFSLSSSPLLWQSEGQITLTIKRLPGGLVTNWMHDALQPGDVIGLTEAFGEFLIPEPAQPVLFIAGGSGITPILSQLQTMAAEDYRAPVTLLYYVRTQNDVIAREALQALAARWPALSLTIIATNESDEPRYLRDSDLETVAGIKAREVFLCGPKGLMDLATELLAKRGLKEKQIHSTFFAPPAQASLDSDQLGGEVTFSNSNLKVGSEGDANLLEIAEASGLKPQYGCRMGICHQCSCRKTSGIVVNRLTGKVSGPGEEPVQLCVSVPQGPVALDV; from the coding sequence ATGCTGGCACGACTCTCAAACACCAAAGCACTTCACTGGCTTGGCCGGCAGTTACTGAACCGGGACAACCCGGCCGGCTATTTCGACCCGCTGGCCGAAGCCATCAACCCGATGTGGGTACAAGAGTACACACCGGCACGAGTAGAGAACATTATTGACGAAACAGCTGACACCAAAACCTTCGTTCTGAAGCCGGCAAAACGATGGGCCGGGTTCCAGGCAGGTCAGCATGTGAACATCTGTACCGATATAGAGGGTGTTCGCCGCACCCGCACCTTCAGCCTGTCCAGCTCACCGTTGTTGTGGCAGTCCGAGGGGCAGATCACCCTGACCATCAAGCGCCTGCCCGGTGGACTGGTCACCAACTGGATGCACGACGCCCTGCAACCGGGAGATGTGATTGGGCTTACAGAGGCGTTTGGGGAGTTCCTGATTCCCGAGCCGGCGCAACCCGTGCTGTTCATCGCCGGCGGTAGCGGCATCACCCCTATCCTGAGCCAGCTTCAGACCATGGCAGCAGAGGACTATCGGGCCCCCGTTACCCTGCTCTATTACGTGCGCACCCAGAATGACGTGATCGCCCGGGAAGCACTGCAGGCCCTGGCAGCACGCTGGCCTGCGCTGTCACTGACCATCATCGCAACCAATGAGAGCGACGAGCCTCGTTATCTGCGGGACAGCGACCTGGAGACCGTCGCGGGCATCAAGGCCAGAGAAGTATTCCTGTGCGGACCCAAAGGTCTGATGGACCTGGCAACGGAACTTCTGGCCAAGCGCGGCCTGAAGGAGAAGCAGATACACAGTACCTTTTTTGCGCCCCCGGCACAGGCATCTCTGGATAGCGATCAACTGGGTGGTGAAGTGACCTTTTCCAACAGCAACCTGAAAGTGGGCTCAGAAGGCGATGCCAACCTGCTGGAGATTGCCGAAGCCTCTGGCCTGAAACCCCAATATGGCTGCCGCATGGGCATCTGCCACCAGTGCAGCTGCCGCAAAACCAGCGGCATCGTGGTTAACCGGCTTACCGGCAAGGTCTCCGGCCCGGGTGAAGAGCCTGTTCAACTTTGTGTTTCGGTTCCCCAAGGGCCTGTCGCCCTGGACGTCTAA